Part of the Lolium rigidum isolate FL_2022 chromosome 6, APGP_CSIRO_Lrig_0.1, whole genome shotgun sequence genome, agacatgatttttttttttgttcttttttgttctctttttttttcaactCAGATCGGAATTACCACACCGATCGAAACCGTCTGTACGGCGGAAGAGAGCCGGGCGAGCGGGGAAGCTCGAGGAGGAATCCGGGCCAGGGCCTGCCTGGTGAATCAAAGAGAGCCGGGCGAGCGGGCGTCGCAGGGGCGAGCGGAGGAGGAATCCCGGGCGGGCGTCGCAGGGGCGAGCTGAGGAGGAATCCCGGGCTGGCGTCGCAGGGGCAAAATCGGAGGAGCAAATCGGAGGAGCAGGGTCCGCGTCCGCGCGCGCTGAGCGAAATCGGAGGAGCAGTTGTCGCGCGCGCTGCGATCTGGCGATGGTGGCGTTGAGGCGATGGGGCGTCCGCGTGGCCGACTGGGCGACGGGGCGAGGACGAATCGACGAGACCTCGTGGGAGCTGGCCGTGAGATAGATCGATCTCAATCCAGAAAAGAATAGCGGCCAGATCGGAACCGGCAACGGAGACCGGGGCGAGGTGGCGGCTGTGACGAGAAGAAAAGAGGAGCTAAACctaaagctctgataccatgataggAATACACAACATGTATTactagggggccaaaggccacaatatatagtacatgtacaggcgcaaatatgcaggaagccctttaatatatggggaaactacaatatacagatatatactctaacaacTACTACTGGGCCCGGTCATCTAATTGCTGTGTCACCAAAGGCTAATCAAGTATTATGTGTTTTTTGCAAAGATTACCAAgaaatctggtgttctatgcagAACAAACTGCAACCTGTGGTTTTGTGCAAAACATTCACCAACAGCTGGTGTTATGTGCTATTTCCTCGCCACCAGTCCGCAGGGCGAAGACAGCGTTCAAACCAACTGCACTGCCACCGCTCGTTCCTCGGATGCTGTAGCGTTCACTGCGCCGGCCGTGTCTCCACCCCACAGGGACTCCTCTGCAACCAACAAATCTGAAATCTGCTCTGCTCTGCTTTCAtctcctaaaaccctaaccccgtTCCAGAGCTTGACACCGAAGCGAGCGCACCCAGTCCaagcatggcgccgccgccgtcgtggaTCATCCTCGGCAACGTGGCGCGGGTGTCGGGCATGGACGCCGGCGCGGACGACCTCCCGCCCGGCGCCGACCTCGCCCTCGCGCTCGCCGTCCCGCCGCGCGTCACCCTGCTCACTGTGCCCCAGCGAGTCTCGCCCGACCCGGACCAGTACCCCATGGTCCTCTCCCTCGACCCCTCCGGCCTCATCCTCCTCTCCATGCCCCCTCCTTCGTCGCCGCGGCCCTCCAGCCCCGACGGCCAGACCCCTTCCTCCTTGTCCGCCTCGAGTTCCGACGACTCCGACGGCGAGGAGGTCACGCTCAACATCACCGACATCGCGCCGCGCCCTCCCCCTCCCTCCTCGCCCCGGGTCtccgacggcgaggacgaggacgactacACGGtcaccctcaacatcaccgaCATCCCGCCCCACGGCTACTACGTCTGcaacgccaccaccgccaccgccacccgccTCCCAGACTGTTAGCACTAATCTTGATTCGTATCAGCATGTATTTTTCGTTTGCATTTAGTTAGGTGCATTTGTTGTATTCAGTTACAGAGTCGGCAAGGAGTACGTGAGATACATACAAATGCAGGCGAGTATTCAGCGGGAGGCGAGTAAGGCGAGATGCCGAGATAGCGCTGTGCGATGCGGCGTGTGATGGCGAGATGCCGATGCCGGTCGAAGCTGCTGAAGACAACATGCTGCACGTGAAATAGGCGTGTGATATGGTACAGATGCGTGAAGCTGCTGTACGAGTCCATGGTGATCCATCTATCTAGTTTGTTAGTGCATGAAGTAGTTAGCTAGTCGTGTGTGTGCATGCGGCCGAGTCTCTTGGATCCTAGAGTGATTCTAGGACATGAAGATTAAGTCAAGTGTTCAGTGCGTGAGTAAGTGCATGAGACTAGGTGGAGTTAGTGGGTGAGTGGCTCATGGACGTGCATGTGTGCCTATTTAAGGCAGTGTAAGTATGTTTATTTAGTGAGGAGATTAGAGATCAGGAGAAAAACTTGTGCCTGTGAGAGGCAGCGCAAGGCCCAAACTTCTGTGTccctgtctttctttcttgtgtGAGTTGTGAGAGAGACAacgtgaggaagaggaagaagaggggctgCGAGTTGCAGCCCCTACACAGGCTACGGCCGCGGCTTCCTCGACGACCGCTGCGCGGGCGTCATCGCGTCCCCGTCGAGCCCCACCCACTACATGGTCGTCGAGCTGCAGCCGCTCAACGGCAGCGACGAGGCCACCCTGCTCCGCTTCTCGTCCGCGACCGGCGAGTGGGAGGAGAAGGACGTGGCGTACCCCCCGTCGGGCGGGCTCTGGTGCAGCGACGCCgtgatcgccgccggcgagaggctCTGCTGGGTGGACCTCTCCTGGGGCGTCCTCTCCTGCGACCCGTTCGCGGACGAGCCGGTCCTGGACTTCGTCGAGTTCCCCCTGGGCAGGCTCCGGGACGGCATCGGCTGCCTCCACTGCGCCGACAGGGAGCTCAGCACGCGCCGCTGCGCGCAGGTGAGCGCTGGCCGGTTCCGCCTCGTGGAGCTCTCTTGCGGTGACCACCACGGCTCTCGGCGCAGGGCCGTCGCGTTCCGGCCTTGGATGAGGCTCCAGCAGAGCCAGTCCCGGAGCCACCGCAAGGCGCCTCGGATCTTCATGTGGACGCTGGCCGATTCGGACGCCGGGGAGTGGAAGGTGGAGCACAGGGTGAACTTCGCGGACATCTGGGCGGATGAGAGCTACAGGGAGACCGGCCTGCCCAAGAAAGCACCGGTGCTCGCGCTAATCCACCCCAACAACCCGGATGTCGTCTACTTCTTCCTCGGCAAGCACCTCTTCGGCGTCGATCTGCCCGCCAGGAAGGTGGTTGAGTGTGAGGTCTACAAGCTGGTCGGGCCGGGCAGGAAAGATGTCTCCTCCGCCTGCATCCGCGCATGGGAGCTGCCGGCAGGGCTTCGTGCAGGTACCATAATTATCCACATTGCTCTCCGTTGTTGTTGCTTAATTTGATCGCGTTGGTACATCGGTTATGCACTGATCGCGTACGTGCCTATTACCTCAAACACGCTGTTCTGGTAGCTAGGACCCTACGATTAGATGATCCTGATGCATAAATGGACTGAAATATTTTACATTTTGCATATCCCACGGTTAAATTGTTCATCATAATACTCATGTCTGGCCATTTGGCATTGATAGGTCAGTTATGCATCGGTCGCGCATATGGCATATGGCTATACCTCCAACACGCTGTTCTGGTAGTTAAGATCCTACTATTATCTGATCCTGATGCCTATATGGACTGTGAAATACAGTGGTTTACATTATGCATGTCCCATGGTTGGAACTGTAACCCCACATATACTACTGTCTCCTGAGCATTTTAAGTGCATTGCCAAAATTCTGTCATAATTAAATTATTCATCCTCAATTCCTCATACTCCCATCTGGACTTGTCTTAAGAAGAGGATGTAGTTCCTAAAAAAATAGAGATGTGGTACAATAAGCAACTACATTCTTCAGTACAAATTCCTACCAATTAATGCAAGTTTGTATAAATCAGCACAGCTCCAGCGCATCTGAAATTGCACAGTTTTTTAGATGTTTAATTCACCTTTTATACATATTTATTTGAATTTATTGTAGACAACTAAACTACGCATGTGTCTGTAAACTTGCTGCGAGGGTTAGATTTATAGGCTTATATTGCCTTGGAAAAACAAAGTCGCTCATGTGCAACATTAGAATGTCTGAATTTGATGGTGAATTGCAGTATAATATAGATGTGAATTGATTCCTGTTCCTTTAGTCTGTGTTTGGGAGTGGTACTGCCTTAAGCTGGCAATTACTGAAGCTTTCCAATTAGGATAGTATTGAGCATTTACCTTCATAGTTTTATAAGTATGTTATAAATTAGTTTCTAAACTATTCCATTTCAATATGATTACTCCCTGCTGCTATATAAAGCTATAAGCTCTATAGAGTACTTCAcagcagaaactcaattcggctcccgggtgcgtatgatccctctaccataaaaacatatttccaagtgttaaaaaaatttgacaaaaaaatttacatgtacatctccataatatatgtgtattcgtcaagtttcacgaaaaaatgatattttttgtagtctaagtgaaaaagagaaaatttatcttgcgaCAAGTCTttatttcagcaccgaattttgtcttttttacacacgccacatgacatgtcaatttttcatgaaacgactttgtgaccgcgtagcacatgaagatgtacgtgcgaaatttttgtttcaatttttttgacattttaaaatatgtctaacatgtatttcaaaataaagggagcatacgctccccacTTCACAGTTGCAACTTTCATGAACCTTCAGAAGTTTTCCTAAAATAGCTATTGAAACAAATTGATCTAACTAAACTTGCTGCATGCTCCTGAAGACATTAACTGATCATCATATACGTATCTAGCCCTGTCTTCAGAAGAGGTTTTAGTTCCATTCTTCAGTAGATATATTTTTATACGAAACCTACCAGCGCTAAGATGTTAATATTTTAATTAATACACCAGCTCCAGTGGTAGCCATTCTATCAGGTCATATGCTTGTAATATGGATGTGAAATTTTATTGTAGATAGTAGATATGGATGTGCACTGCTTACCTGTGGCTGTAAGTACTGAACCACTTGAATTTAGGATAGTGTTCGACTAAAATGCGACAATGTACTTTCAATGTATATCCAGTAACTCCAATGTAGCTACTTCAAAATAGTTGAGTGAAGATACTCGTAGTtgatttctccaaaaaaaaaaatagagagatgCTAATGACTCAATTTCACGGTGATAAGTTGGTTATTGCACTGATTGCGTATGCTGCATGTGTCTAATCCTGATGTCTATATGGACTGTGAAATAGCTACATTatgcatattccatccttgtgAACTGTAACCCCAGATACTGCTCCTGAGAGTTTTATGGGCATGAGAAAATTCTGTCGTAAGGATAGTTAAATTGTTCATCCTCATACTCATGTATGGCCACGTTGTAAAAAAGAGGCTATAATAACCGTAAAAAAAGAGAGATGCTATACAGTAAGCAACTACATTCGTCAGTAGACTCTTCTTATAGAATCCTACCAATGCTAATGTGTAATCAGTACAGCTCCAGTGCTAGTCGAATTTGCACAATATTTTAGACATTTAATTCACATATTAGTAGTAGAATTTATTGTGGACGACAATGTGTGCGTCGTTTGTAAGCTTTTTGCAAGGATTAGATTAGATTTATGAACTTACATTACCTGAAAAAACAACGTCACTCATGTACAACATAAGAATGTCTGAATTGTGATGGCGAATTGCAGTGTGATATGGATATGAATTGGTTTCTGTTTCTTTAGTCTATGGGTGGCAATTGTACTGCCATCAAATTGCAATTACTGAATTTCTCCAATTAGGATAGTATTGAACATTTATCTTGATAATAATTTTATAAGTGCATTTCTAAATAATATTTCTGAAGTGTTCCGATTTAGTATAGTGTTATAGCGAGTTATTACAACTGTCTATAATGCTATAAGCTCTATATAGTACAAGTACTACTTCACAGCTGcttctttcatgaatttccttaaGAAGGTTTCCTAAAATAATACTAAAAGTAATTGACCTTAACTGAACTTGGTCCATGTTTCTGAAGATCTTAATTGATCCTCATATTCATAACTGGCCTTGTCTTAAAAAGACGTTGTAGTTTCATTAACCTACGGGTGGTAAGGTGTTAATTAATTAGTACACCAGCTCCAGTGATAACTATTTCATCAGGTGATTTGCGTGTAATATGGATGTGGAACTTTACTATAGATAGTGGGTATGGCAGTTGGATATGGATGTGAACTGCTTACCTATTTGGCTATTCCTGTAGTTCGCATGTCGTTGTAACTACTGAACTGTTCGAATTTAGGACAGTGTTTTACTAAATCGCGACAATGTATCTTCAAAGTTATAAGTATGTGCATTTTAGGACAGTGTACATACCTGCCTACTTCTCCTAGTTGAGTGAAGATACTCTCAGTTGATTCCTAAAAATAGGATGGTCTTAGTTATTATGCAGTCTATGCATATTTCAAAATTGAGAGTGTCGTCTGGGTATCCATGACAAAAAAGTGATTTGCTTATATTATATTTCTCTCTTTGAAGTAAGGGTatagataagtagatatcatgggGGAGGCTTCTGTGTTATGTTATTCAATTTAAGTAACACAAGAAAGTTGCATGCTCGATAAATTTATTTAGTATCTtccaataaaaaaatatatatagtaTCATGTTGTTGGAGGTAAATATCTTTGGAACATATGTAATGTATCAAGCTGCTAGTTCGTTTCAGCTAACATTCCTTAATGCTGCAGCGAAATCATACTGTTAGCTAGATTGTATGCTATCATTTGTGAGTACTAGATTGTATGCTTTGACTAATTAAAACACGTTgcgtttgaactttgaaggtgttccTAGTGAGAATGACAGTTGTGTGAATGAAGACTCTTCTGCTGTGCTAGCTAATCATAGCTGATGAGATGTATGGCGGCCTTGTCTTACCAGGTGAGGTTAACCACACTCTGATTTGCATCGCCCAGTTGTCCAGACTCCAGAGTATTGTCTTGCATTATTCCTGCAATCCTATACAGCTTGTAACAGTCATCTTCAAATTTGGTTCAGGTAGAGGACGGAGCACACCAAGTTATTTCAGTCAGCAAGGTGGACAGGATTAATTAATTAACAACCTCTAGACTTCGTATTATGCTTAAAATGTTTATTCCATGTTTTTGACTACCATAATGTGGTATGTCGCAGACTTCATTACTTCAGGTGTAGGTGTGTAACGATCAGCAGGGTTCTCACTTACTCCCTAAGAATTATCTTGGAGTTGGTAGACATTCTGCTTATTTTGTGGAGAGAAGACATTTAGCCTATTTTCTTGTTCTAGGAATTGAGCACTCTAAACTATCAAATTTTGTTATATTTTCAAGCCTAGATTTGTTTAACTCACCGGTAAAATGACGAAACCTGCCGATAACCGGTTACTCTCATTGACAATATGGGACCACCCGGCATACCCACTCCCTTCCCCAAATCTTTCTAGAATTCACCACGAAGTCGCCACGGGGCCTCACCGGCCACCCCGTCCTGTCGGTTTTGACAAAATTAACCTAAATCTGAAAAGATCTCATAAAATAACCTGGTTTCGAAAAGATTTCACAAAATAACCTTTTGCTCGGCTCCGCACAAGATGGAGCCATGCTCAGTAGCACGGCTCCGTCCCATGAGGAGCCAAGCTGAGATGCACGGCGCCGTTGTAGGTGGACCTAAACTCAGTAGCACGGCTCCGTTCAGGGTGGAGCCAAACTCATAAGCACAACGCCGTCCCAGGTGGAGCCAAGCTCAGTAGCACGGCTCCATTCCGGGTGGAGCCAAACTCAGTAGCACGGCTCCATCCAGATGGAGCcaaggtccttagccgttttctcaCAAAAATTGAGAGTGGTTCATGCACCTAGTGAGGACCATGTTTATTGAGCCCAACAAGGTTTGCATCATCTCGGACCACCACCAATGGATAATCAAGAcagttattttctattttgtgctTGTTTCCATTTAAATGGTTATGTGTGCAAAATTGTCACCAGTGGGCTCTTCTCCTGCGACAGAAAGTCACCCTACAACCTAACCTTGTCAGAAAAGACTTTGAGTCACTGATGCGCGTGAAACTCGTCAGAAGTAAGGCGCTCTGCTGGCAGTACTTATTAGGCGCATTTGAGAAATTTTATGGTGCATTCGAATACTCTCCGAGTTATTATACTGTCGGTTGGTTAATAAGCGTCTCCCTTAGTTCGTTCTGATTTTCTAGAGAGTCAGGACATCTTTCGGTTCAAGGTTGTGAGCTACAACCTGATGCTTGTTGGTACTAGATCGCACCCAAAAACCCAAACTATTGAGGAAGCACATTGCAAAGAGAAGTAGACTAGTATAGCAAGGATAGCTGATAAAATCTATGCCAAGTTATACTTcatgacaaaaaaaaaaacatggcaaGCTGCTGAGGAAGCACATTGCAAACATAAATAGAATAATATAGCAAGGATAGATGACAAAATCTATGACAATTTATACTTCATGATAAAAAGCATCTCAAGCTGCCGAGGAAGCACATTGCAAAGATAAATAGAATATATAGCAAAGATGGATGAAAAAATCTATGCCAAATTATATTTCATGATAAAAAAACATCTCAAGCTGTCGAGGAAGCACATTACAATGATAAATAGAATATATATCAAGGATAGATGACAAAATCTATGACACGTTATATTTCATTATAAAAAGTAGTTTATATGTTAACAAACTGATAAAAACCTATAAAATACATATACTATGTCTTCCATCACTCTACTTTATCACCATAATGGTGATAGAGAGGACATGTATGGCGACGACGCCGGTGGTACGAACCACACCGAGATCGCACTCTATGTTGACGTGTCACCCCGGTTCAAAAGAGTAATGTCAAGGAACAATTAATAACAAATCGAGAAGAATACAAACTTGCTATGGTAAATCTTCTAATTTTGCACACCTAACCACCTAAAcgaaaataaacataaaatagaaaataCTTGTGTTGAGTATCTTTTGGTGACGGTCATAGCTGATGCAAACCTCTCCGTTGGGCTCAATAACCTTGGTCCTTGTTAGTTGCATGAACCATGTTCTCCCAATTATTGttggaaaatggctaaggaccttggCTCCACCTGGGACGAAGCCGTGCTACTAAGATTGGCTCCGCCTAGGACGGAGCCGTGCTACTGAGCTTGGCTCCGCCAGCGATAGCGTTGTACTTCTGACCATGGCTCCACCCGGAACGGTGTCGTGCTATTGAGTTTGGCTCCACCTAGAACGGAGCCATGCTATTGAGTTTGGCTCCATCTGGTGCGGAGTCAAGCAAAAGGTTATTTTCTGAAATCTTTTCAGAACCAGATTATTTTATGAGATCTTTCAAGATTTAGGTTAATTTTGTCAAAATCGACCCCCGTCCTCGCCGCTCGTCGGTGTAGCTCTGGCCCTGGATCCCATTTTCTAGATCCGCCACAGGAAACAACCCCTAGATCCGCCACCTTGACACCTTACTAATCCTGCATGCTATTATCAACTCATTCAAATATTTTTATTAGGCGTTTTTGGAACTAAGGGAAAAAAATAGAAATCTTAGAGGATAGAACTCATATGTAGAAAAATCCATTGAATACTATAAATGAGCTTTCATCCTAGGTTCCTTTGAAATCTCTATGGAATGGGCTATTCTGTAGGAATTTTTAAGGAAACCAAACCTCCAAAACTGGTGTTTTGAAGCTATGTAATGTTCCTTTGTTTTTTGTGCTTGTCATCAAAACACTTTTGAAGCTTTTCTTATGGTTGGGTTCTATAGATGCCCATGATAAGTGTACGTGACATCTCGATTCATGGGGCCTTCTTATACCTACGTCTTGAGTTCCTGCAATTTAAGCAGGCCCAGGAAGTGCCGCAACGCTAAGTGTTTTCTATCGTAGCAAGGAATACGTTAGTCAAAATACACTTGCGAAGAGTGATGAGATGGTTCCCGGTATCACATGCTTATGTGTTGGAAAGAAAATATCAAGGTAAATGCAATTACAAAAATACTCATGTAAATGTTAAAATGCTATGTGAAAATATAAATTGTATCACCGTCTAGAACTTGTAAGAATTCGGAGTTATTTGTACACACATAAACCAATATACTATTGCTTACACATACATACGCAAATTTTATTGTAAAAAAGTTTTGAGGAGTTTGTTGGATTATATACTTTCGTCATCTTTGCTAAAGAAAGAAAATTTGTGCTTTGTTTCACTCggagcaaaaaagtatttttgttGGTCAAAATGGCAAAAGGAGAAACTAGCGCTGCACACTAGTAGTAGAACTTTATTCATGCAATCCAAGTATCCAAGCCATGTATGAGTAAAAGATCTCGATCTCCTCAGCCAAGGCACCAGCCTCTGACGCAAGATGGACGCGACACAACACAACTGCGTACGCACACTAGTCCACACGCTGCTTGACCGTCTAGGTGACCAGTCCATCCACGGGATAGCTGGCACAACACAGATCTCGGTCGCTGCGCTGCACCCTCTGCTCCCTATCACCGGAACGTTCCTCACCGGAACTGCAACCGCGAAAGAGAGATGGCAAAAGGTCTCGATCTCTTTGCCTTGCTGCATGCACTAGCCGACGAACTGAAAAGGCACACTTTCCTGTCAAAACAGAGAGACACCCGGCCGCAGCTTTGATTTACATGGCGGACTGGCTTTGCATGACTCCGATCTATTATGAATCCTAAACCTGTAATAGAAAATAAATTCTCAAATGAGATAAAACAACTCCCATTGACCGACAAGGCCCA contains:
- the LOC124663862 gene encoding uncharacterized protein LOC124663862, encoding MAPPPSWIILGNVARVSGMDAGADDLPPGADLALALAVPPRVTLLTVPQRVSPDPDQYPMVLSLDPSGLILLSMPPPSSPRPSSPDGQTPSSLSASSSDDSDGEEVTLNITDIAPRPPPPSSPRVSDGEDEDDYTVTLNITDIPPHGYYVCNATTATATRLPDCYGRGFLDDRCAGVIASPSSPTHYMVVELQPLNGSDEATLLRFSSATGEWEEKDVAYPPSGGLWCSDAVIAAGERLCWVDLSWGVLSCDPFADEPVLDFVEFPLGRLRDGIGCLHCADRELSTRRCAQVSAGRFRLVELSCGDHHGSRRRAVAFRPWMRLQQSQSRSHRKAPRIFMWTLADSDAGEWKVEHRVNFADIWADESYRETGLPKKAPVLALIHPNNPDVVYFFLGKHLFGVDLPARKVVECEVYKLVGPGRKDVSSACIRAWELPAGLRAGVPSENDSCVNEDSSAVLANHS